The sequence TCCATATTAAAATCAATCGACTGCCCCGAAATCCGTTTTCCACTCATTATTCATTCTCCAAGGATGTGTCTAACAGAATGCCAATGGTGATCCCTTTCGGGCATTCATAAGTTCTCACCGTGATATACACTTCAACGTTATTTTTGTTTTTCCATGTAATAACCACATCGCCTTCTTTCGGTGGTTTTACTTCGCCTGGGAAACTCACCCCATTAATTTGCGTACTGCGTGACATTTCACGTAGCACTTTGGCAAAGTAGGCTTGATGAGCTTCAATGCTGGACGGGGTACTGTTTAAACTGCGGTCGGCAATTTTGGCAATCGCACGAATACGCACCGTGCGCGCGACTTTATCAACAATACGCAAGTTTTCGATTGACTGATAATCACCCACTTCAACGTCTAATGTGCGACCGTCAGACCAATAAATGCCGTCATAATCGGGGTACCACATCGGCACACTAAAACGCTGTTTTTCCAACGCTTGCAGTGTCGCCAAATCAAGGCTTTTCCCCGTGCCGTCTAATGGAAGATACGCACTACCTAAATCGGTTAATGCGCCCGTTTTAACGCGTGCAGGGCTATCTGCAATCGTCACCGCACGGTTACATAATCGCCCAGCCAGAGCACCAGCCTCATTTCCCCATAGCATTGGCACTAATTGAATGGCGGGTTCCGCTTCCCCTTTTGATAAAGCAGACAAGCGTTCAACATAGCCCGACCATGCTTCATCGTCTTGCGTTGCACCGACACCTAAAATGGCAAATAACCAGCGCCCGTGTTTTGCGATTAAATCAGAGCGTAGGGATTTAGCCGATTGAATAACGGTTTTTGTTGCATCACCAATTAATACATACCCTTCGCAACTGGCAACTGCTTGTGCATCTATCACCGCGTCAACAAATGCCAATTCTTCCGCATCCTCTGCTAATACATGCACATAACCTGACCAGTTTTGACCTGCGTTACGCATCGCCGATAACACGTTACTTTTTAACGAGCTATCTGGCGTTCCTAACACATCATCGAAATCGGTTTGCGTATTGACCGCAATAGTTTTACCGACATTGGTTTTTCCTTTACCAATAAACAGCAAAATGCGCTCAATTTCCTTTATTTCGCCTTGAAGTTGGTTATGTTGATTAACCTGAACAGTTGGCCACATAATGAAATTCCCTTTCTATACACCGTACCCGATGCCTTGTAATTGTCGTTCCAGTGACTTAATAAAATCCTCATCACTGATACCGAGAAATACCCGTGATGGAATATCTACTTCCCACGAACTTTGTGGGGATTTACCGCTTAATTTGCGAATTAATGCACCTGCCTGGAAAAAAAACATATTTTCCGTAATTTCTTTTAAAGCAGGCTTTTTCCAACGTTTCCCTTTTTTCACTTTATAACCAAGTGCGCGTAATTTTTTAGCCTGTTTGGGCGTCGCTTTTTTATCTTGCGCCCCTTGTGAGATATTGCTGTCTTGTGCGTTTTTACGGCTAATTTTTGCTGTCATGCCATTTTGTTGGCTATACCCCACAACACCCGCGTCAATGGGTTTATTGCCATTGCGATAATTGCCACCGCTAAGATAAATTCGCACCATCTCTTTTTCAGGCATTTCGCGGATATGCATCATTGTCGGCATATTGCGGAGCATCTTTTTTTTGTAATTACCGTGCCTGCTCTGCCATGCTTCCCCATCGGGATTACTCTGTTTTCTGATATTGCGCTTTGACGCAACGATTACGCCATATTTTGCAATTCGCCAAAGTAATCGCTGGCGCTTTTTCTGGGGCAATTCCAAGTCTTTTAATTTGGCTCTTAATGCCTTTAGTTGTTCTGCGTTTAATTGCCCTTGAATGCTCATTTCACACCACGGGGGATCACATCAATATTTTCAGCAAATAACACTTCTGGGTTAGCTAATGACCAACGTTTATCGTCAAATGGCACAATGCCGTTTTCATCTTCTTTTAACACAATGGCGTCGCTTAATTTAAGGGTGACAACAACCATTGCGATATCCTCGTCCACATCAACATCAATCGTCGGTGGTTCATCATCAAAATCGGGTTCAGTTAAATCTGTTTTTAACTCTTGATACCAGGCCTCAATCAAAATAGGGATATAACGTGTATCTATTTCACGATATGGCCAACGTCCCCAAGCAATTACCGCATCATATTCTTGCGTTAAAATTTGATATTGTTCTTTATTCGACTCATCTTTACCCAAATCTCTGTGAGCACGTTTAAAAACAAGTTCATCCACTTCGCTACTAAATTCTGTCGCAAATAAGGATTCAGGCAAATTTGCACGTAAGAACGCAGTCAATTTTTGTAGTCGGGTCATATCATTTTCACCGTAATGCGAGGCAACTGTTTCATATTGCGAATAACAAAAGTTGATTCCGCTAATAACCGTGACCGTAATTCGTCGCTTTCTTGCTGTGGGTTGGGCGTTCGACTGACAATCGACAAATATTCACCCAATAAATCCGCTTTTGCCCTGGCATACACCGCTTTTTTATACTGCGCACAAAGGGCATTAACGCCTTTTATTTTTGCGCCTGGGGCGTCTTTTGCCTGATTAACACCTTTTGATAGCCAATAACTTTTCACATCTTTTAATTCACAATTAATTTCCGTGACCGTGGTTAATAATGCATCAGCAATAAAATCGGCATCGATATTGGCGGGAATAGCGCGACTTTTTTGAAAATCACCTAAATTTAAATCAGGCCAAAATTCATCATTTGTCAGTTCTTCATTTTTATAGGCAATGCCATCGCCATTTAACATGCTGACCTCTAAATAAAAAAACGGGCGAACAGGTTTCCACGACCAATAAACAATCAAATTGTTTTGTCTCCACCCTGCCCGTTTTGGCTTGCGGTAGTCTTTACGCTTGCTCTAATGCCCGTAATCGTGAGGCAATGCGCAAACGATGCGTTTTAACCCCACTTTTTGGGTTTAATTGATGTGCTCTAGCAAGATAGGCATCGGCTTGATTCAACGTATCAACACAATCAATTGCGCTGGCTCTTGCATCACCCACATCGCCTTTTAATAACTCTAACGCGTGGAATTTAAACCACTTCGCTTGTATTTTTTCGTGAACTCGCCAAATTTCTGTGACATTCTTAAATGTCCTTGAAAAATAGGGCTCAATGGGGTTTCCTGCTTCCACTTCTAACTGTGCCCATGCAAGGATGGTATCAGCCACAAAAGCAGGGAAACCGCTTTTAAAATTGTCGGGGGTGCGCTGTCCTTGCGCGATGGCGATATCCGCCCAGTCCAGTCCTTTATCGAACTCCCCCACATCAAATAGCCAAATGACGCAATACACAAAAATCGGGTTTTGATACACTTCACCTTCATCTAAATAGCGTTGTGCCGTCGGTAGATACATGGGCAATAATTCATCTCGTTTCATGGCCACACGTTCATATGTTTGATTGAGTGCTCGCAGTCGTTTGACATCCCGCTCAATGGCACGCGCTTGAAGATGCATACTTTCACCGTCAGCAATGGCAACTGCCTGTCGCTGTTCAAGTTTTTGTTGCATTTCAATTTTTTGCTTGTGTCTTTGAGCGGGTGATAGCATGACGCTTAACCTTCTACTTTTTCAGTCGGCTCGGTGACTTTACCGATAGTCACAGCAGATTCGTCGATAGCTGCATAAAGCTCTGGTTGCTCAATGGCATAACCTTCATTACGCAGATATTTGTTTTCATACTGTTTACGGTCTTCAACAAACTCCGCTTTACGCTGACGGGTATTACGTTGCGTATAGATATGAAGATTTGTTGGGATGGTGACTACCATACGTTTACCAGGCATAAATGGTGGAACCATAGCAGGACGGCCAGCAATCGTAGAACCGAGCATTTGTGCAGCAATCTTTTCTGTTGGCTTATCAGCACCTTGATATAAGCGGT comes from Proteus vulgaris and encodes:
- the gpM gene encoding phage terminase small subunit, which translates into the protein MLSPAQRHKQKIEMQQKLEQRQAVAIADGESMHLQARAIERDVKRLRALNQTYERVAMKRDELLPMYLPTAQRYLDEGEVYQNPIFVYCVIWLFDVGEFDKGLDWADIAIAQGQRTPDNFKSGFPAFVADTILAWAQLEVEAGNPIEPYFSRTFKNVTEIWRVHEKIQAKWFKFHALELLKGDVGDARASAIDCVDTLNQADAYLARAHQLNPKSGVKTHRLRIASRLRALEQA
- a CDS encoding phage tail protein, which translates into the protein MTRLQKLTAFLRANLPESLFATEFSSEVDELVFKRAHRDLGKDESNKEQYQILTQEYDAVIAWGRWPYREIDTRYIPILIEAWYQELKTDLTEPDFDDEPPTIDVDVDEDIAMVVVTLKLSDAIVLKEDENGIVPFDDKRWSLANPEVLFAENIDVIPRGVK
- a CDS encoding head completion/stabilization protein: MLNGDGIAYKNEELTNDEFWPDLNLGDFQKSRAIPANIDADFIADALLTTVTEINCELKDVKSYWLSKGVNQAKDAPGAKIKGVNALCAQYKKAVYARAKADLLGEYLSIVSRTPNPQQESDELRSRLLAESTFVIRNMKQLPRITVKMI
- a CDS encoding DUF2586 domain-containing protein, with translation MMWPTVQVNQHNQLQGEIKEIERILLFIGKGKTNVGKTIAVNTQTDFDDVLGTPDSSLKSNVLSAMRNAGQNWSGYVHVLAEDAEELAFVDAVIDAQAVASCEGYVLIGDATKTVIQSAKSLRSDLIAKHGRWLFAILGVGATQDDEAWSGYVERLSALSKGEAEPAIQLVPMLWGNEAGALAGRLCNRAVTIADSPARVKTGALTDLGSAYLPLDGTGKSLDLATLQALEKQRFSVPMWYPDYDGIYWSDGRTLDVEVGDYQSIENLRIVDKVARTVRIRAIAKIADRSLNSTPSSIEAHQAYFAKVLREMSRSTQINGVSFPGEVKPPKEGDVVITWKNKNNVEVYITVRTYECPKGITIGILLDTSLENE